CCCATAAGATCGAGTAGCCGTATAAGGTAAGTTCGGTCTCATCTTCAAACTTATAAATCCGTGGAACTTCTTGCTTTAGTTTGTGGTAGAGTTTGATTCGTTCCGCAATGGATAAATGATCGTTTTCTTTCAGTTTTTGGACGATCGATTGTTGTTTGAGTAAGCTATCCCCGGATTTTGGAGCCTCCGTTGTAGAAAGGGCTGGCTTATTCATCCAACATCCCATGAGTAAACTGCAACTTAATACGGGCAACCCTATAAACTTCAGACAGTTCTTTGGCATATTGCTTTTTGTCTAAAATTAAACTGCTGCAAGTTGTTTAGCTTTCTACCATTGTAAATAAAAGTAAATGAAATGTAAAAGATTGCGAACGCAACTTATTTCTTTGTCTTTGTTGGTCGCCTGACCAACAAAATTTACTTCAACAACAACTCCGCCATCACCGAAAAGTGGTCACTCGCAAATCGTCCCATCCATGTTTGTGAAATAGTAGCATGTGTTAATACCTTCCACCTGCCTTTCAGAAAAATATAGTCGATCGGCTTATCGTTGCGTTCTTTGTTTTGAAATGCATTGAACGTACCTGTTGGTCCGTAGTGTTGTGTTTGTGAAAGTTCTTTGCTGTCGGTCAAGCGAAGCGGATTGTTTTTATCAACGATCACCTGTATTGGTTCATCGGTTGGCTCTGCATTAAAATCACCCGTAATAACAGCAGGAGTGGAGCCGGCTATTTCGTTTACTTTTTGCAGTACGAGTTTTGCACTTTCTCTCCGTGCAATTTTTCCAACATGATCGAAATGTGTGTTGAAGGCAAAGAAGATCTTCTTTGAACGCTTGTCTTTAAACTTTGCCCATGTTACAATACGTGTAATGGCTGCATCCCAACCTTTGCTGCCTTTTACAGTTGTTGTTTCACTTAGCCAGAACATATCGGTAGCAAGCAATTGTAACCGTGTGCTGTCATAAAAAATAGCGGAGTATTCACCTTTTGTTTTTCCGTCATCACGTCCGCCGCCGGTGTATTTGAATTGTGGTAAACGTTGTTGCAGATCGATCATCTGATCGTGCAATGCTTCCTGCACACCCAATAATTCGATCTTATGAAATAATACCTGCGAAGCAACATGGTCTTTACGATAGGGCCATGCATTTAAACTGTCCGATGATGTGTTGAGCCGTATGTTAAACGTCATTACCCGTAACGCTTGTTGTGCCTGTAGTAATGATACACAAATGAAGGTTGTAACAACAAGTAAGGAGATTTTTTTCATGCTGCAATGTTAAGCAGCAGCAAGTTCCTTAATATCTTTTACTTCGAGCACTTGTTTTTTGTAGCCTTTTGTGCCGGCGTTGATCATGGCTTGTCCGATTTCTGTCAAACTCACCACGCCGTTTTTGCTGATGCGTTTTACAATCGGTAACAGCCACATAAAATAGTTGTACATCTTAATGGTGTTCTTCATTCCTTTGCCCGGCTCAATAATGCCCGGCCGGAAATTGTACACTTGTGCAAAGGGAAGTTTCATGAGATCGTTTTCTGTTTTACCTTTTACCCGTGCCCACATCAGGCGGCCTTTTTCACTGCTGTCGGTTCCTGCACCCGATACATAGCAAAAGGTCATGTTGCTGTTTTGCTTCGCTAATGTTTCAGCAACATGCAGGGTGAGTGTATAGGTTAAATGATAAAACTCTTCTTCTTTTTTGCCTACTGATGATACGCCTGCACAAAAGAAACAGGCATCGTATCCTTTCAATTGATCAGCAACAGGCGAGAGGTCGTGAAAATTGTTGTGCAATAGTTCTTTCAGCTTTGGATGTGTTATGCCGCAACTTTTCCTCCCCATCACCAATACTTCGGTTACGATGGTACTGTTAAGGCATTCGTGCAGCACGCCTTCACCCACCATTCCTGTAGCGCCTGTTATGATCACTTTTATATTTGATAAAATGCTTTGTTGCATGTTCGTTTTGTTTGTGAGTGAAAAATGATTTTGCTTTCTTCAAGTTACGGTTTCTCTGTAAAACGATTCAGCAGCAGCATTTACTTTTTATCGATCCGGATAAAAATAAAAAAGCCCTCCGGTTATCCGGAGGGCTTCTATTGATCCATAAAAATTTATTGGATTTGCATGTCTTCACCACCACCACCTTCACTGCGTGTGTTCTTACGCTTAAACAGCGATGCATCAAACTTACCAAAACGGTAGTTGAAGTTTAAACGTACAAACGAAGGATCTCTTCTTCTCCAGCTGTATTGCTCCAGAATACTTGATTGAGAAAATACATTATTTCTGCGTGTACTGAATACATCGCTCCAGTTCAAGGAAAAGGAAGCAGTATTTGCTTTGATCTTAAATTCTTTACGCAGGCCGAAATCAACATAGTAGTTATCATCGATATAACCTTGTGTAGTAGAAACAGGGCCGCCACCAAAGCCACCACCACCAAAGCCGCCACCACCACGACCACCACGGCCACCGCCAGATGATACCGGTAAGATAGAACGTGAATTATAATCGCCACTCAACTGCATGCTCCATCCTTTTCCTAAACGGAATGAGTTGTTTAATTTAACTGTATAGCTGGTACGCTCATTTTGAAGATCAGGGGAAATATCACTGCCATCAATCTTCGAATAATAAACGTTTACGTTGTAATTGATCTCCCACCATTTACTCACCGTGTTGCGGAACACCAATTCCACACCAGCAGCATAACTTCTGTTTGCATTTACCCATGTGGTAATATTTGCACTGTCTGTACTTTCACCCAATAAACCTTTGTACAAATATCTCGAGATAAGATTGTTGGTTTGCTTTCCAAACAAGGTAACCAATACTGTATTGTTCTTTTCGCCGTATGTTTTTTGATACGTTAATTCGAGTGAATTTGTAAACTCCGGTTTTAGATTTGGATTACCTGTTTGATAATTGAAGATATCGCTATAGTCGGTGTTCGGTAATAATTGGAAGAAGCTCGGACGGTTAATTCTACGGCTGTAGTTCAATTGAATATCCTGCTTTTCTGCAAGCGTTTTCGATAAAAAGATACTTGGGAAAAATGCTAACGGGAATTGATTTTGAAAGCGTCCGGGCTTGCCGATTTGTTCGCCGTCATATTTTGAACTTTCAACACGCAAACCAACCTGGTAGTTAAAGTCGGCTTTTTTAATTTTCTGCGAATAAGTTGCATAAGCAGCATGTACATAATCAACATATCTGAACTCATTGCTCAATGCAGCGTTTACAGGGCCACCATTAAATGAGTTGCGCTGGAAACTTTCGAAATAGCGGATTTGCGTACGTGCACCACCTTCAAACTTGATATTCTCATTGATGGGGTCAGCATAATCAACCTGCGCTACAACCAACGAGTTGTTACCTCCTGCGTTTATCGTTTGAACATCTTGTCTGTAAAGATTGGTCCAATCTTTATCAAACCATTTTGTGTCGTCAATTGATTGATCATTTTCACTGCGGCTCTTGTTATAATTTACATCAACAGTAAATTCTTTTCCGGCACGGGGAAAATTATGTTTGAAACTTGCTGACGCACCTGCATTACGGAAGGTGCTCGTTCCATTTGTTTCACGATAACTCCAAATAGTTTTTGGTGTGCTGTATGCTGAATCGTAGCGCAGATAGTCTTGATTCAACTGATCAAAATTACCGCCACCAAAGTTTCCCGAAATTGTAATCGTGTTTCTGTTATCAATTAAAAAGTCAAAACCCGCACGGCCAAAATTGAACATGCCTTCGCTAATGTTGCGGTTACGGGTAAAAATTGTGTTTGGAGTTTTGTCGCCAAAGTTGTTACGATCTGTTTCACCAAAGCCGATGCCTTTACGTTGATTTAAACCAATGTTTGCAAAGAAGTTTACTTTTCCCTGACGGATGTTGATATCTCCACCACCATTTACACGACCTCTCATATCTACACCTGCACGAACACTTCCGCTATAACCTACACGACGATTCTTCTTCAATACAATATTGATAATAGCTGATTGGCCACCACTTGCATCAAACTTGGCAGAAGGGTTGGTAATAAGCTCAATGCTTTGAATAGCATCAGCAGGTATCTGATCCAATGTTAATACTGTGGGCCGACCATCTACAAAAATTTGCGGAGCACTGTTACGCATGGTAATGTTTCCATCAATATCAACATTCACGGTAGGTACATTCCGCATTACATCCACACCGGTGCCACCTTGTGAAACAATATTCTTTTCTACATTAAATATTTTACGATCAATACCAAGTTGCAGTGTTGGCTTTTCAGCAGTAACAACTACTTCACTCAATTGCTGTACATCTGCTTCCAGTTTAATGTTGCCAAGATCTTTATCCATCTGCGCCATCATATCTTCTGGTGCGCCGCCCGGCTTTAAACCAAAGCTGATGGTTTGTTCAATGGTTTTGAAACCGATAGCTGTAATGTATAATTTATAGTTACCCATTGGGCTCAATCCTTCCAGACTGAAATCGCCATTGGCTTGCGTTAATTGCCCTGTTACCAACACGTCTTTTCTTGATTTGCTGGCAGTATCCATCCTGTTTTGATACAACTGAACCGAAACTGCATCGATTGGCTTGTTGGTTTTGGCTTCTACAATTTTTCCATAAAAGCGGCCAATGTTCATTTGTCCACCGCCCGGACGCCCGCCACCCGGAGCTTGTGCAACCAGTTGTATGCTAATAAATAAGGATAATACTCCAAGAATAAATCTCATGTTGGTCTGTTTAAAATTGAGGCGCAAATTTCTGCGTAATTGATTAATTGTGAATTCCATTTGGTATGAATGTGTAATTAACCGTTTTAGACGGCAAATGTTCATCTGGCCCCAATTTGAATGTGATGAGTGGAAATTATTGCGTAAGAAGGGTGATGCCCACCTGAAGGAGACCGATGAGGAAACCTAATACTGCTCCGATTAATTCTACAAAACGGAACTCTTTTGCCATTACCTGGTACAGGATGTCTTCCAGCTTATCGCTTGGAAAGGCTTTTACTTTATCGGTTACAATTTGCTCCAGATCGAGTTGGTTTTTCAGCGAGGCAGAGTATTCCTTCATCATTTTTGGAAAAAGGATCTCCAGCTCTTCCATAAAAATTCCTTTCAGCTTGTCAATGGTTTTGTCGCCTATAAACATGCTGATCATGGGCATACTTTCGCCCAGCTTTACCCGGAGGAAATGATCGATATGCGTTTCAACCTGTGGTAATATTTTTTGAAGATTCTCCGGTTTGTTGATCTTTTCTTCAATATCGGAGAAGGAGAGGAGCTCGTTACTCACCAACCGTCCCAGTTTTTCAGCAAACTGCTGTTGGCGTTTTGGAAAAATTCCCTGCACACGGATCCCTAGTATATTAACGGGATTGCGGGGGTGAAACAACATTTTAATTGCCACCCAGTTGGTGACCCATCCAATAAAGCCGGAGATAACAGGAATGATTAATAACCAGTAATTCATAATTTTTCCAATGGCTGCAAAGAACGTTTATTTTTTTAAAACTGCAGAAGTGATTTGCTTGGAAAACGGAATTCCATTACTTTTGCAATCGCTTAAATACGGAGGTTGTAGCTCAGTTGGTTAGAGCATCAGATTGTGGTTCTGAGGGTCGAGGGTTCGAAACCCTTCAATCTCCCCAAAAAAATTAATCCCTGCACAAGTAGTGCAGGGATTTTTTATTCATAATTTTTGTCAATGTTGTTATGTTATATAAAACAGCTTGAATTCGAAAACCTTCCATTACTGCAAGGCTTGGTTTTGTTTTTGCGCTGTTGCTTTTTCTGAAAGTGTACCCGGGGTATAACCGTATTCTTTTTTAAATGCTTTTGTAAAATTGGATACATCACTAAAGCCAATACTGTAACCGGCTTCTTTTGGTGTTACACCATTTGATATCAATTCTTTTGCTTTCTCCAGCCGTTGTTTGTTATAAAATTCATAGAGCCTGTAACCATACACTTGTTTAAAGCGTTGCTTTAATTTGGTGCCGCTCATTTGAGCGATCCGTGCCAACTTTGAAATAGAAGGGAACTTTTCAATTTCTTCATTAGCCAGCAGTTCTTCCACACTACGCAGGCGTTTTATATCCTCATCCGGAATGATCGTTTTGTTTTTGATCACCAACGAATCGTTCAGTTGCGTAGTAAAAAAGTATTCAAGTAAAATAATGATCCTGCTTTTCAATGCCAGCTTATCGGATTCGCTGCTGAGATTGGTTTCAAAAATCCGGTTTAGTTTTTCTTCCATCGCTTCATTGATGGGAAGTTTATCGATCAACTCCAATCCCTGGCGTGTTAATAATTCTACCTGCATTTTGGTGTTGCTGTCAAAATGTTCAGCGATCCATTGAGGAGAAAAATAAATACCCAACCGTTTCAATTTTGATCCGGCTCTGTAATTCACTTCCAGTTCTGTGTTGGTAGATGAAACAAAAATGTTACTCCGGATTTTATTGAGACTGTCTGTTAACGAATCTTTTTTATGCCGTAAACGGATATAGTCGCTGATGATGGTCCTGTTGAAAAAGATGAGCAACCCCATTTGATTATTACTGATGCGGTGAAGCGTGCAATCTTCATTCAGTTCTACATTCATCAACACATAAGAGAAGGAGCGGTCAATACTATCGGCAAAACAATAACCTTTGCCGAGCGTTTCGGGTAGCGTAAACAAATTATTCTTTGCATCGGTACCGGTTGCTTTGCAAAGTTCCTGTATCCAGGTTTTGAAGTTTTTCTGTTTAAATCGAAGAATCATCCGATGCTAAAGTACGGTAACGGTTTGAAATGTTATGTAGAACGAAATATGATAATTGATCATCAGTTCAGGCGTTGTTTAATTTCCTGCAGTTTTAACAACGCTTCAACCGGTGTGAGGCGGTTAATGTCCATTCCTTCCAGCATGGTACGTATTTCATCAAAAGTTTGCGAGTGGATGTCAAAAATATTCAACTGCATTTTTTGTGTGGGTAATTGTTTCAGTTGTTCTTTTATATCGCTGCTGCTTCGTTGGTCTTCGAGTTGTTTGAGGATTTCGTTGGCACGGTTGATCAGCGACAAAGGCATGCCCGCCATTTTTGCTACATGGATACCAAAGCTATGTGTGCTGCCACCGGGTGCCAGTTTGCGTAAAAAGATCACCTTGTTTCCCACTTCTTTATTGGTAATATGATAATTCTTGATCCGTGGAAATTTTTCTTCCAGCTCATTCAGTTCATGATAATGGGTGGCAAATAATGTTTTAGGTTGAAAGGTTGATTGATGTAAAAATTCGGCAATGCTCCACGCAATGGAAATGCCATCGTAAGTAGAAGTACCTCTGCCAATTTCATCTAACAGAATTAAACTTCTTGCCGACAGATTATTGATGATGCTGGCGGTTTCATTCATTTCCACCATGAATGTACTTTCGCCGCCGCTCAGGTTATCGCTGGCACCAACCCGTGTAAAAATTTTATCGGTTAGTGGAATGCTGGCTGCCGATGCCGGTACAAAACTTCCCATGTGTGCCATCAATACAATTAATCCTGTTTGACGCAGCAATGCACTTTTACCACTCATGTTCGGGCCGGTGAGAATAATGATCTGCTGTTGTTCTTTATCCAGCAACAGATCGTTTGAAATATAGGGTTCACCAACCGGAAGGTTACGTTCAATTACGGGATGGCGTGCATCTTTCAACACAAGCTCGGCACCATCCTGTATTTGCGGACGAACATACTTGAACTGCAATGCATTTTCTGCAAAGCAACCAATGCAATCAAGAATGGCCATTACTTGCCCATTGGTTTGAATAGGACCAATATATTCCTGCAGTTCGATCAATATTTTTTCAAACAACTCGGTTTCTATCTTCAGGATCTTTTCTTCAGCACCAATAATTTTTTCTTCGTATTCTTTTAGCTCCGGTGTAATATAACGTTCAGCATTGGCAAGCGTTTGTTTCCGTGTCCACTCAGCCGGCACTTTATTTTTGTGCGTATTTGTTACTTCTAAGTAATAACCAAACACATTGTTGAATGCAATTTTCAACGAGGGGATGCCTGTTGCTTCACTTTCACGCTGCTGTATTTCCAGCAAATATTCTTTGCCATGATGGGCAATTCGTCGAAGCTCATCTAATTCACTGTTGATGCCATCACGGATCACATCACCCTTACTGATCATCACTGGTGGATTCTCCACTACTTCATTCAGAATTTTTTCAGCGATATAATGGCAGGGGTTAATGGTGTCACTTAAACGTTTGAGATAGTTGTTCGAAGAAGTGTTGCATTGTTCTTTGATCTTTTCTGCAAATCCCAATCCTTTTGCCAAATGAAGAATTTCTCTTGGGTTGATCTTCTTCAATGGAAGTTTTGCAACCAGTCGTTCCACATCGCCACACTGTTTGATCAATAATTGCAATTGCTTTTTTAATTCCGGTTCCAGTATCATTGATTGAACAGCATCCAATCGTTCATTGATGCGTTCTTTGTCTTTCAATGGCAACACCATCCAGCGGCGCATTAACCGGGCGCCCATGGGTGAAACAGTATTGTCTAACACTTTCAATAATGAGTTACCTCCATCGGCATTACTTCCCAGTAATTCAAGATTGCGGATGGTGAAACGATCCATCCATAAATAATCTGCTTCATCTAAACGTTGCAGCGAAGTAATATGATTAAGGTTGGGATGCTCGGTATCACGCAAATAATGTAACACAGCACCTGCTGCAATACTGCCGAGTGTGAATGTTTCTATTCCAAACCCTTTCAGTGAATGTGTTTGAAAATGTTTCAGCAGCAACTCTGTTGTATATGCTTCACTAAAGATCCATTCTTCTAAGTGATAGGTATAAAACTTAGTACCGAAATGTTCTTTAAATTGTTTTTGTTTGTTACGTTGAAAAACAACTTCAGCAGGTTTCAAGCTTTGCAATAGTTTATCAGCATACTCCCTGTTTCCTTCCGCTACAAAAAACTCACCCGTACTGATATCAGTAAACGCTAAACCGTATTGCTCATTCTCTTCATGAATAGCCGCAAGAAAATTGTTGCTGTTATGTTCAAGCAACTTATCGCTGGTAGCTGTGCCGGGAGAAAGTAATTCTGTTACGCCACGTTTTACAATTCCTTTTGCCTGCTTGGGATCTTCTAACTGATCACAAATAGCAACACGATGGCCGGCTTTTACCAGTTTATGTAAATAGGTGTCTAATGCATGGTGCGGAAAGCCGGCAAGTTCATTACTGTCGACAGAGCCATTGTTTCGTTTGGTTAATGTAATACCAAGCACACGTGAAGTAACGATGGCATCTTCACCAAATGTTTCATAAAAATCACCTACCCGGAATAATAAAATTGCATCAGGATATTTTGCCTTGATCGCTTTGTGTTGTTGCATCAATGGAGTATCTCCGCCTGCTTTTGCCATGGCGGCAAAAATAAGGAAGCCCCTTGTTCAGTAAGCGATTAATTGTTCAGACTTTTCTTACAGGTACTCGATCTCATATTCAATTTCTGCAAAAGCAGCAAACATGGCGCTTACACCACAGTACTTTTCCTTCGACATGGTTACGGCCTTTTGTACTTTTTCCTGATCTTCTTCTTTTACCTTGATCTTATAAGTGATCTTCACCCATTCGTATGTTTTGGGTGTTTCATTGGTGAGATCAGCTTCAACATCCATGCTGAAATCGCTGAACTCCACACGCATTTTGTTCAAGAGGCCTACTACATCAATGCCGGTACAGCCAGCCAGAGAGGAAAGCATCAGCTTTTTGGGGCGTGGTCCCATATTGGTTCCACCGTTCTCTTCAGTTGTATCTATAATAATGGTATGATTGTCGAGGTGGCTTGTGAATCGCATGCCGCCTTCAAAACGGGTCGTAACTACATGATCTGCCATAAAAACCTGAATTTTAGCGCAAACCTATGGAAATATGGCGCACATTTGCAATTCTGCACAAAAGGGCGGTAAAAAAGGGGAAAGAAAAATGTGATTTAATTTCCTTTTTTTAGTCGAATTCTCCTACCTTTGCCGTCCAAAAAATTTGTATCATGGCTAGAGTTTGTCAGCTTACAGGAAAAGTGCCGGTTGGTGGAAACAAGGTGTCGCACTCAAATATTAAGACCAAGCGTCGTTTTTTACCGAACCTGCAAACCAAGCGTTTCTTCCTCGCTGAAGAAGATAAGTGGGTTACGCTGAAGGTTTCTACAGAAGCGATCCGTACAATCAATAAAAATGGTTTGTACAGCGTGGTGAAAGAGTTAAGAGAAAAGGGAGTACATATTTAAGAAACATATTTTAAACAGAGCACAATGGCAAAGAAAGGTAATCGTGTTCAGGTAATCCTGGAGTGTACAGAGCACAAAACATCGGGTCAGGCCGGTACTAGTCGCTATATCACTACCAAGAATAAAAAGAACACACCTGAGCGTTTGGAGTTGAAAAAATTCAACCCGATCCTGAAAAAGGTAACTACGCACAAAGAAATCAAATAATGTGTTTCGTACACATTTGAATTACTCAAACTAATAACCTCCGGGTTAAAAATTAAGAAGTCATGGCAAAAGCAGCTTCAAAGAACGCAAAGATCAAAGACGCTAAAGCAGCGGCTGAATCAAAAAACTGGACAAAAGTGATCCGTGCTGAACGCAGCCCGAAGTCAGGTGCATACACGTTCAAAGAACAAATTGTGCACAAGGACAAGGTGAAAGATTACCTGGCCACAAAATAACTTATACCTGATCAGTATATTCAAAGCTGTTCCAAGTTGACCAAACATGGAGCGGCTTTGTTGTTTTTATACACTGCGTGTTTCATTGTAATATTGTAAAAACGGAATCATGGGTTTTTTTGGAAAATTATTCGGTAAGAAAGAAAAAGAAAGTCTCGACCAGGGTTTGGAAAAAACCAAAGAAGGATTTTTAGGAAAGATCGCCAGAGCTGTTGCGGGTAAAAGCACTGTTGATACAGAAGTGCTCGATAACCTGGAAGAAGCATTGGTAAGTGCCGATGTAGGCATTGAAACAACCGTTGCCATTATTGAACGCATTGAAGCAAGGGTAGCAAAAGACAAATACATCAACACATCCGAGCTCAATTCCATTCTTCAACAGGAAATTGAAAGCATGTTGGTGGATGCGCCGGCTGATACAACCTATTCCAACTTTGATCTTCCAAAAGGTAAAAAGCCGTTTGTGTTAATGATCGTAGGGGTAAACGGAGTGGGTAAAACAACTACTATCGGAAAACTGGCACACCATTTTACCCAAGCGGGTAAGAAAGTGATGCTGGGTGCGGCCGATACCTTCCGTGCTGCAGCTGTAGATCAGTTAACGATCTGGAGCGAACGTGCAGGTGTACCAATTGTAAAACGGGAGATGGGCAGCGATCCGGCATCGGTTGCCTTTGATGCAGTGAGCAGCGCCGTGGCGAAGGATGTTGATATCCTCATCATTGATACGGCTGGCCGGCTTCATACCAAAACCCATTTGATGGAAGAGCTGAGCAAGATCAAACGTGTAATTCAGAAAGTGATCCCGGATGCGCCGCATGATGTGTTGCTGGTACTCGATGGGTCAACCGGGCAAAATGCGATTGAGCAGGCAAAGCAGTTTACAGCAGCTACCGATGTTACGGGGCTGGTGATCACCAAACTGGACGGTACTGCCAAAGGTGGTGTAGTGTTGGCAATTGCACATCAGTTTCAGATCCCGGTGAAGTTTATAGGTGTGGGAGAGAAAGTGGAAGATCTGCTGGTATTCGACAAACATGAGTTTGCCGACAGTTTGTTTAGTATCAAATAAGGTCGAATAGCAACAATACAAACAGTCGCTAAAAATAAAAACCTCCTGTAATCAGGAGGTTTCTTTTTTGATTCGCTAGAATCTTATTTCTTCTTAGCGGCTTTTTTAGCAGCTTTCTTTTTAGGAGCAGCTTTTTTAGCAGCTTTCTTTTTTGGAGCAGCTTTCTTTTTAGGAGCGGCTTTTTTAGCGGCTTTTTTTGGAGCAGCTTTTTTAGCGGCTTTCTTTTTTGTTGCCATTTTTTGTAGAATTTAATGATTAGTAAAAAAACTTAACAGGGTAAAAATAAAAAAATTTTTTATTTAAAAAAATTTTTTTAAGCACCTGCTAAAACGGGGGCAACAGAAACAAACGTTTTATTGTCTTTTCCTTTTTTAAATTCTACGAGTCCATCAGCTAATGCAAAGATGGTAAAGTCCTTACCAACACCAACGTTTTTACCAGGATGATAAACCGTTCCACGCTGGCGGATAATGATGTTTCCGGCTGCAGCAGGTTGTCCGCCATAGATCTTTAC
This region of Lacibacter sp. H407 genomic DNA includes:
- a CDS encoding NAD-dependent epimerase/dehydratase family protein produces the protein MQQSILSNIKVIITGATGMVGEGVLHECLNSTIVTEVLVMGRKSCGITHPKLKELLHNNFHDLSPVADQLKGYDACFFCAGVSSVGKKEEEFYHLTYTLTLHVAETLAKQNSNMTFCYVSGAGTDSSEKGRLMWARVKGKTENDLMKLPFAQVYNFRPGIIEPGKGMKNTIKMYNYFMWLLPIVKRISKNGVVSLTEIGQAMINAGTKGYKKQVLEVKDIKELAAA
- a CDS encoding endonuclease/exonuclease/phosphatase family protein gives rise to the protein MKKISLLVVTTFICVSLLQAQQALRVMTFNIRLNTSSDSLNAWPYRKDHVASQVLFHKIELLGVQEALHDQMIDLQQRLPQFKYTGGGRDDGKTKGEYSAIFYDSTRLQLLATDMFWLSETTTVKGSKGWDAAITRIVTWAKFKDKRSKKIFFAFNTHFDHVGKIARRESAKLVLQKVNEIAGSTPAVITGDFNAEPTDEPIQVIVDKNNPLRLTDSKELSQTQHYGPTGTFNAFQNKERNDKPIDYIFLKGRWKVLTHATISQTWMGRFASDHFSVMAELLLK
- the rpmB gene encoding 50S ribosomal protein L28; the protein is MARVCQLTGKVPVGGNKVSHSNIKTKRRFLPNLQTKRFFLAEEDKWVTLKVSTEAIRTINKNGLYSVVKELREKGVHI
- the rpmG gene encoding 50S ribosomal protein L33, translating into MAKKGNRVQVILECTEHKTSGQAGTSRYITTKNKKNTPERLELKKFNPILKKVTTHKEIK
- a CDS encoding DUF445 domain-containing protein codes for the protein MNYWLLIIPVISGFIGWVTNWVAIKMLFHPRNPVNILGIRVQGIFPKRQQQFAEKLGRLVSNELLSFSDIEEKINKPENLQKILPQVETHIDHFLRVKLGESMPMISMFIGDKTIDKLKGIFMEELEILFPKMMKEYSASLKNQLDLEQIVTDKVKAFPSDKLEDILYQVMAKEFRFVELIGAVLGFLIGLLQVGITLLTQ
- a CDS encoding TonB-dependent receptor domain-containing protein; amino-acid sequence: MRFILGVLSLFISIQLVAQAPGGGRPGGGQMNIGRFYGKIVEAKTNKPIDAVSVQLYQNRMDTASKSRKDVLVTGQLTQANGDFSLEGLSPMGNYKLYITAIGFKTIEQTISFGLKPGGAPEDMMAQMDKDLGNIKLEADVQQLSEVVVTAEKPTLQLGIDRKIFNVEKNIVSQGGTGVDVMRNVPTVNVDIDGNITMRNSAPQIFVDGRPTVLTLDQIPADAIQSIELITNPSAKFDASGGQSAIINIVLKKNRRVGYSGSVRAGVDMRGRVNGGGDINIRQGKVNFFANIGLNQRKGIGFGETDRNNFGDKTPNTIFTRNRNISEGMFNFGRAGFDFLIDNRNTITISGNFGGGNFDQLNQDYLRYDSAYSTPKTIWSYRETNGTSTFRNAGASASFKHNFPRAGKEFTVDVNYNKSRSENDQSIDDTKWFDKDWTNLYRQDVQTINAGGNNSLVVAQVDYADPINENIKFEGGARTQIRYFESFQRNSFNGGPVNAALSNEFRYVDYVHAAYATYSQKIKKADFNYQVGLRVESSKYDGEQIGKPGRFQNQFPLAFFPSIFLSKTLAEKQDIQLNYSRRINRPSFFQLLPNTDYSDIFNYQTGNPNLKPEFTNSLELTYQKTYGEKNNTVLVTLFGKQTNNLISRYLYKGLLGESTDSANITTWVNANRSYAAGVELVFRNTVSKWWEINYNVNVYYSKIDGSDISPDLQNERTSYTVKLNNSFRLGKGWSMQLSGDYNSRSILPVSSGGGRGGRGGGGFGGGGFGGGPVSTTQGYIDDNYYVDFGLRKEFKIKANTASFSLNWSDVFSTRRNNVFSQSSILEQYSWRRRDPSFVRLNFNYRFGKFDASLFKRKNTRSEGGGGEDMQIQ
- a CDS encoding OsmC family protein, encoding MADHVVTTRFEGGMRFTSHLDNHTIIIDTTEENGGTNMGPRPKKLMLSSLAGCTGIDVVGLLNKMRVEFSDFSMDVEADLTNETPKTYEWVKITYKIKVKEEDQEKVQKAVTMSKEKYCGVSAMFAAFAEIEYEIEYL
- a CDS encoding helix-turn-helix domain-containing protein, giving the protein MILRFKQKNFKTWIQELCKATGTDAKNNLFTLPETLGKGYCFADSIDRSFSYVLMNVELNEDCTLHRISNNQMGLLIFFNRTIISDYIRLRHKKDSLTDSLNKIRSNIFVSSTNTELEVNYRAGSKLKRLGIYFSPQWIAEHFDSNTKMQVELLTRQGLELIDKLPINEAMEEKLNRIFETNLSSESDKLALKSRIIILLEYFFTTQLNDSLVIKNKTIIPDEDIKRLRSVEELLANEEIEKFPSISKLARIAQMSGTKLKQRFKQVYGYRLYEFYNKQRLEKAKELISNGVTPKEAGYSIGFSDVSNFTKAFKKEYGYTPGTLSEKATAQKQNQALQ
- the mutS gene encoding DNA mismatch repair protein MutS yields the protein MAKAGGDTPLMQQHKAIKAKYPDAILLFRVGDFYETFGEDAIVTSRVLGITLTKRNNGSVDSNELAGFPHHALDTYLHKLVKAGHRVAICDQLEDPKQAKGIVKRGVTELLSPGTATSDKLLEHNSNNFLAAIHEENEQYGLAFTDISTGEFFVAEGNREYADKLLQSLKPAEVVFQRNKQKQFKEHFGTKFYTYHLEEWIFSEAYTTELLLKHFQTHSLKGFGIETFTLGSIAAGAVLHYLRDTEHPNLNHITSLQRLDEADYLWMDRFTIRNLELLGSNADGGNSLLKVLDNTVSPMGARLMRRWMVLPLKDKERINERLDAVQSMILEPELKKQLQLLIKQCGDVERLVAKLPLKKINPREILHLAKGLGFAEKIKEQCNTSSNNYLKRLSDTINPCHYIAEKILNEVVENPPVMISKGDVIRDGINSELDELRRIAHHGKEYLLEIQQRESEATGIPSLKIAFNNVFGYYLEVTNTHKNKVPAEWTRKQTLANAERYITPELKEYEEKIIGAEEKILKIETELFEKILIELQEYIGPIQTNGQVMAILDCIGCFAENALQFKYVRPQIQDGAELVLKDARHPVIERNLPVGEPYISNDLLLDKEQQQIIILTGPNMSGKSALLRQTGLIVLMAHMGSFVPASAASIPLTDKIFTRVGASDNLSGGESTFMVEMNETASIINNLSARSLILLDEIGRGTSTYDGISIAWSIAEFLHQSTFQPKTLFATHYHELNELEEKFPRIKNYHITNKEVGNKVIFLRKLAPGGSTHSFGIHVAKMAGMPLSLINRANEILKQLEDQRSSSDIKEQLKQLPTQKMQLNIFDIHSQTFDEIRTMLEGMDINRLTPVEALLKLQEIKQRLN